DNA from Malus sylvestris chromosome 11, drMalSylv7.2, whole genome shotgun sequence:
taaatctACGATGTGAGTACCAAATAACATATTCATGATGAACCgttattttatttaatacatTTGAATAACTAAATGATCTCTGattcaaataatttttgtaaaaatgattctcaaatgaagattaagaaattaaattgTTCTGATAGTAAAACTTTTATCTTGAAGATATGTAAATTACAATTAAATGATTCTAATAATGAAATTTTTACCGTGAAGATACGTAAATGGTCCTTTTCAAATTTAAATCACCAAGTCATTGCATCGCAGGAGTCAAAGAAAATATTGAATATGGAAATTAACAAAATGGTTAGGCGGAAACTTAATTGATCAAGTTTTACTTTGAagggttaaaaaaaaaccaaaatcataGCGATAATTCTATGATAAATCATATTATTAAACTAGAATAAATACGAATTAACCCGATCGAAACAAATTCTCTATCGAGTTCTAAGgtataaaatgaaaaatgatataaaattaactaattaacaaAACAACCCCCAATAAatcaccaaattaaataaacccctcacactaactttatttatttattccccCATAATTTCAACCCTGCACAAATCCACTTCATGAGAGCGCCACACTAACCAGAACAACAGCCAAAGACACCAACACAATCGAAGGAGCCGCTACTCCATGTAACGCTCCATTATTTGACGGGGCCGTCGACTCCTGGGACCCTGGTGGCGGAGAAGCAGTTCCCGGCGATGTGGGGCCCGCAGGCTGGCCGGATGGAGCAGGTGTAGCACCCGCAGGTTGGCCGGATGGAGCATGTGTAGGTGCGAGCCCCTCCGGAGGCGGTGCGGGTGGAGAAGTAACAGTTCCCGACTGTGTGGGGCCCGCAGGCCCGCCAGATGGAGCAAGTATGGGCCCCCCAGGCACGCCAGAAGGAGTAGGTGCGAGCCCCTCCGGAGGCGGTGCGGGTGGAGAAGTAGTTGGAGTATAGCCTGACGCCGGAGATGGCACCATAGAAGTTGACGGCGACGGCGACGGTTGTGATGACCCTGGCCCTGGTGAAGCAGATGGAGGAGTTGTAATCACTGGTGATGGAGATGGAGAGACCGGGCCCCCAGCTGGGGGTAGCCCGGGCCCTTGTGGTGGGGACGCCGCAGGAGGGTGGTAGGGCTTCTGAGGAGCGGTAGGGCTAGTAGGAGTGGTAGGGCCAGGGCCAGGAGCGGTAGGGCTagtaggaggaggagggaggacTGGTGGCTTGGGCTGCCTCGGGGCCAAGACAATAACAAGAAGCTTCTGACCCTTTTGACAATTACCATTTTGGCCACTGATAAAGTAGAAAGGCCCAGACCTATCGACGGTGAAGTCGGAGTCGCCACCGTCGAGTTTCTGAATAGGGTTTTGGGTGTTGCAGCTGAAGTAGTCGTCTTTGTTCACGACGAGCACCGAGTCTGACCCTTTCTTGTATTTGAAATCTGTTATGTGTACACGTGGTATGCCGAAACAAAAGTTAGGAACAATACCGACCTCAAATATAGGTGGATaaaaaagaggaaaataaaAACTGCAATTTAGGATCTGTTGGATAATATATTCTTCTCTTTTATTTaaatctttttgtttgtttgtgaataatccatttatttaatttaatcagCTAACTCGAAAAAATTGATGTATAACCGAAGATTTTTCATGTTTTATGTGTTGCAGTTGTGAAACCAAAGTAAttagattttttaatgtgatcGTCATACGAAATGGTACATTATGTATCGTTATataaatgatgagatatgtatattaaaaatttaataacttaaaaaataaaatttcaaacatGATAACACATGATGTATCACTCGCCTACTCGTCACAACTAAAACTTGCTCGTTCTTTAAGATATAGATGATTAGAAACGCGAAATAACTTTTGTACAATTCTATTCCATTGTTGGGATTCTCAATCTAGATGACGAAAATAAACAGTGTTATGTATAAGAAAAATGCGTGtggaaattatttttcttaaaacaaaaaCATCAGCAATGATCCAAACTAAAAGATACACAAATCACAAGTGAAaatatttagagagagagagagagagagagagatcttaCGTAGAGTGTCATTGATATTGAACCTGTTTTTCTCAGCCCAGAGGCTGTAGCTCTGAGAAGGGTTCACAACCCACCCATCTTTCCCACCAACATAGAATTTGTATCCTTCTATGGATGAAAAACACAAGCAAAAGAACACCAACAAGATTTGAAGCCAAACAAATCTCCCAAACTCCATGAGAGAAATTAAGAATTGATCAACAagatcaaaacaaaacaaaacaaaaggcaCGGATCAAACAGTAACAATATAAACTGTGACtacatatatgtatttttttttttgccaaatatATAGGGATCGAAAGCGATGGAAATCGAGATGCACAAACACCAAAGATGATCTGCAATTTACGAAGAAAAAAGGCAGAGACGttctatagagagagagagagagagagagagagagagagaggagagaggatgGAAGCTGAAGCTGGTGAGGGGATGAGTTAGATAAAAAGTGGCATGCTTATAAGGGCAAATGAGGGATTATATTACCGCTGCAGGAGCAAAGCTCTTTATGCGTGGCAATATGATATGGCTACGTACGTTCAACGTGTTGGCTGCCGTTGATTTTTCTCCCTTATTTGGTTTACGCGTGGCATAATCCTACCGACTTAACGGTTTTATTTGGGGGGGATTTAATTTGTAATAAGTTGTCTAGGCCCAAGGGTGGTGACTGATGAGGATTACTGTAATTTGATTTGTAATTTGCTACGCAAGTGACTAAATGCTTTCctttaaaaaccctaaaaatacaGACGGTTCCAAtgtcaaattggcaatctaattaAGTGAATTCTTAATTGCGAATCCACGATCTAGCAATGTAACATGATAGACCGATGACAATGAAAACATTAttactcatttttactttttggtGAACCATTATTACTCGTTTTATATAGGTATCGATGTGTACAAAATTCGAATAtggatataaataaatatattttgacAACCATATGTTTCCTTAAATTGTATCCCGGAGGTTGAAACTTTCCCTAATTTCCTCCAATTTTTCAATTTGGAATCTATCAAATATAAAAAGCTACAAGTGTCAAGGGTGAGGTGGTAATTCAATATTTGTGTAAAAATAGAAATAAGGGTAAATGTGTTGCGTACTTAACATTTTTGTTTAAATTAGCATCCCTAACCTCCAAACGGTGCACACACACAAAGcaaatgacaaagaaaaagaaaattagtgtAGAGTTGGAAGTGAGTTAGATgcaattttgttaattacctcaAAAGAGTATGATTTACTGTAAACACGTAAAGCTTGCTAAGGCATAAGCATCCATGGCAGCACCACGAGGTCTAGAGACTTCAAGCCCTTTAAGATTTATGAGGGCTCGTTTGGAAAGTGATTCTAACACAGTTAGCATCACTTTTGGGGTCAGGTGCTTCCCCTCAAAAGTGATTCTAACCCTTCCATAATCACTCCCAAACGAGCCCTGAGTACCTTCGGAGCTCAGGTAGCAAAGAACCACCACATAACCAGTCTGCAGGGAGGGTTCAAGGGAATTTGGAAACGAACATTTATGAACAATTATCATGGATTACCAATATTTCCCTCAGCTCcatccaataaaataaaatcatacaaaGTGATTCATCCTTTTTCCTCCACTGCTCAAAGGCAAAATCTACAGACACCTGATACATAATACGAGCGACGGCCGACACCATAGGAGAAAACAACTGTAGAAACCCACATTAAGAACAAAGAAACGGAAAACTACGATAAGAGAAAAATCCAGAGTCGTCGATAGATGGTTGAATATTACATTTGTGTTTAGCTGGCCAAATGTctaggagagcttttgaacatACTGTACCACATGAAAGCTCTTGAAAGCACCATCTCGAGTTCTTGGTGAGTCCAGTTATGCGTCGGAAGGTGTTGAAGAAACATTACCAACTCTTGGAAATCAAGCTTCTGAAGCTCTTCTGACCACTGTATATCAAATCATAGAGCATTTCAGTTACTGACTTCAACCCCGTTACGGAAGAAAACCTAGAACAATTTAAGCTGAAAATATAACCAACGAACACAGAAAATAGTCTTTCTGATTATCTGCTGTCAAACTTACTCAAGCACAAGAACATAGTAAACAATGTAACAAATAGCGCATTTAATTTGAATCCCAATTTATTAAATACACCTGCCAAAGTTTTCTTTCTTAAGGTTTTTAATGACACGGAATTTTTATCGCCAATCAAATCTTTTTACCCTTTTCAAACTccaaaaaacaatttaaaaagtaaaaaagaaaaaccaccACGGCCAGTTGGCGATGACAAACACAATGGAAGGCACCTTCCATGCAAAGTAATCGACATTTA
Protein-coding regions in this window:
- the LOC126588774 gene encoding early nodulin-like protein 2 isoform X1: MEFGRFVWLQILLVFFCLCFSSIEGYKFYVGGKDGWVVNPSQSYSLWAEKNRFNINDTLHFKYKKGSDSVLVVNKDDYFSCNTQNPIQKLDGGDSDFTVDRSGPFYFISGQNGNCQKGQKLLVIVLAPRQPKPPVLPPPPTSPTAPGPGPTTPTSPTAPQKPYHPPAASPPQGPGLPPAGGPVSPSPSPVITTPPSASPGPGSSQPSPSPSTSMVPSPASGYTPTTSPPAPPPEGLAPTPSGVPGGPILAPSGGPAGPTQSGTVTSPPAPPPEGLAPTHAPSGQPAGATPAPSGQPAGPTSPGTASPPPGSQESTAPSNNGALHGVAAPSIVLVSLAVVLVSVALS
- the LOC126588774 gene encoding early nodulin-like protein 2 isoform X2, which translates into the protein MEFGRFVWLQILLVFFCLCFSSIEGYKFYVGGKDGWVVNPSQSYSLWAEKNRFNINDTLHFKYKKGSDSVLVVNKDDYFSCNTQNPIQKLDGGDSDFTVDRSGPFYFISGQNGNCQKGQKLLVIVLAPRQPKPPVLPPPPTSPTAPGPGPTTPTSPTAPQKPYHPPAASPPQGPGLPPAGGPVSPSPSPVITTPPSASPGPGSSQPSPSPSTSMVPSPASGYTPTTSPPAPPPEGLAPTPSGVPGGPILAPSGGPAGPTQSGTVTSPPAPPPEGLAPTPAPSGQPAGPTSPGTASPPPGSQESTAPSNNGALHGVAAPSIVLVSLAVVLVSVALS